The Bos indicus isolate NIAB-ARS_2022 breed Sahiwal x Tharparkar chromosome X, NIAB-ARS_B.indTharparkar_mat_pri_1.0, whole genome shotgun sequence genome has a window encoding:
- the FUNDC1 gene encoding FUN14 domain-containing protein 1 has translation MATRNPPPQEYESDDDSYEVLDLTEYARRHHWWNRVFGHSSGPMVEKYSVATQIVMGGVSGWCAGFLFQKVGKLAATAVGGGFLLLQIASHSGYVQIDWKRVEKDVNKAKRQIKKRANKAAPEINNIIEEATEFVKQNIVISSGFVGGFLLGLAS, from the exons ATGGCGACCCGGAACCCCCCTCCCCAAG AATATGAAAGTGATGATGATTCTTACGAAGTGTTGGATTTAACTGAGTATGCCAGAAGACATCACTGGTGGAATCGAGTGTTTGGCCACAGTTCCGGACCTATGGTAGAAAAATACTCGGTAGCCACCCAGATTGTAATGGGTGGAGTGAGTGGCTG GTGTGCGGGATTTTTGTTCCAGAAAGTTGGAAAACTTGCAGCAACTGCAGTAGGTGGTGGCTTTCTTCTCCTTCAG ATTGCCAGTCACAGTGGCTATGTGCAGATCGACtggaagagagtggaaaaagatgtaaacaaagcaaaaagacagaTTAAGAAACGAGCAAATAAGGCAGCACCTGAAATCAATAACATAATAGAAGAA GCAACAGAATTTGTCAAACAGAACATTGTGATATCCAGTGGATTTGTGGGAGGCTTTTTGCTAGGCCTTGCATCTTAA